In Synergistes jonesii, the genomic stretch CATGTAGGTGCAGCTCCCGCACTCGATGCAGTTCATCCCGCCCTCTTCTTCAAAACGCTTGTACTGCCTCGCGCGCACGAGAGGCTCGAGCACTGTGGGCACCAGCCCCATCGGGCACGCTTCGACGCAGCGGCCGCAGCGCAGGCACGCGCGGATGGGCTTCAGCATCGCGGATTTCGCCGTGAGGCAGAGAATCCCCGACGTGCCCTTTACGACCGGCACGTCGATGGAGCGCATCGAGAGGCCCATCATCGGCCCTCCGGAAAGAATCTTCACCGGCTGCTCCTTGAAGCCGCCGCAGAGGTCGATCAGCTCGCGGATCATCGTGCCCTGCGGCGCTTTGATGTTCTTCGGATGAGCCACCGCGTCGCCGGTGACGGTCACGACGCGCGTGACCGCCGGCAGCCCCTCTACTATCGCGCTGTATATCTGGTAGACGGTGCGCACGTTGAGGATGATGCAGCCTACGTCCGCGGGAAGCGCCGTGATGACGAACTCCTGCCCCGTCAGCGCCTCGATCAGCATTTTTTCCGCGCCCTGCGGGTATTTCACCGCAAGCGGCTGCACTGTGACGTTGTTCAGTCCGGATTTCGCGACGGCGTCTTTGAGAATCGCTATCGCTTCCGGCTTGTTGTTCTCTATCGCGATGACGCCCTCCGCTTCGGGGAAGAGGCGCATCGTCAGCGCGAGCCCCTGCACTATCTTTTCCGTGCCTTCCTGCATCAGGCGGTTGTCGCAGTTGAGGTAGGGTTCGCATTCGACGCCGTTTACGATGAGCCATCTGATCTTTCTGTCGGGCGGCGGCGAGAGCTTTACGGCCGTCGGGAATGTGGCGCCGCCGAAGCCGACTATGCCGGCGTCGCGTATGCGCTTCACGTATTCCTTCGGGTCGGCCGTCTGGTAATTTTCGAGCGGTTTCCACTCCGGCGCCAATTCGTTCTTTCCGTCGTCCTCTACGACGACGCACGTCTCGAAGGCGCCGGGGGGCGTCAGCCTCATAGTGACATCCTTTACCGTGCCCGACACGCTCGAAAGTATCGGGGCCGAAACGAAAGCGTCGTTGTTGCCAAGGCGGGTCCCCACGAAGACGCGGTCCCCCTTCGCGACTA encodes the following:
- the rsxC gene encoding electron transport complex subunit RsxC, translated to MKLPSFWGGIHPPQNKELTVSESIVSYRPKGELVFPMSQHIGAPCAPVVAKGDRVFVGTRLGNNDAFVSAPILSSVSGTVKDVTMRLTPPGAFETCVVVEDDGKNELAPEWKPLENYQTADPKEYVKRIRDAGIVGFGGATFPTAVKLSPPPDRKIRWLIVNGVECEPYLNCDNRLMQEGTEKIVQGLALTMRLFPEAEGVIAIENNKPEAIAILKDAVAKSGLNNVTVQPLAVKYPQGAEKMLIEALTGQEFVITALPADVGCIILNVRTVYQIYSAIVEGLPAVTRVVTVTGDAVAHPKNIKAPQGTMIRELIDLCGGFKEQPVKILSGGPMMGLSMRSIDVPVVKGTSGILCLTAKSAMLKPIRACLRCGRCVEACPMGLVPTVLEPLVRARQYKRFEEEGGMNCIECGSCTYMCPANRPLTQGCRDGKASVTAMRRKAAAK